From a single Pseudophryne corroboree isolate aPseCor3 chromosome 6, aPseCor3.hap2, whole genome shotgun sequence genomic region:
- the LOC134936067 gene encoding zinc finger protein 84-like, translating to MMSLTGEKPHLCSECDRSFTYISHLIRHQRIHTGERPHLCSECDRSFTCKSDLLIHQRSHTGEKPHLCSECDRSFTYKSKLIIHQRSHTGEKPFICSECSKCFSLKSYLVIHQRSHTGEKPFTCSECSKCFSGKSHLVMHQRSHTGEKPHLCSECDRSFTCKSHLVTHQRSHTGEKPHLCSECDRSFTCKSHLIIHQRSHTGEKPHLCSECDRSFTCKSHLIMHQRSHTGERPFECSECSKCFSQKAHLVIHQRVHTGEKPFECSECSKCFSLKSYLVIHQWIHRVEKPFDCSECSKCFSQKSELVIHQRSHTGENPIICPECSKCFTRKSYLVIHQRSHTGEKTFKCSECSKCFSHKSHLVTHQRSHTGEKPFKCSECSKCFSRKSSLVIHQRSHTGEKPFKCSECSKCFSQKSFLIRHRRSHTGEKPFTCSECSKCFTRKKTLSNHMQSHSEGLNAASVS from the coding sequence ATGATGAGtctcacaggagagaaaccacatctgtgctctgagtgtgacagaagctttacataTATATCACATCTTATcagacatcagaggattcacacaggagagagaccgcatctgtgctctgagtgtgacagaagctttacatgtaaatcagatcttctcatacatcagaggagtcacacaggagagaaaccacatctatgctctgagtgtgacagaagctttacatataaatcaaaacttatcatacatcagaggagtcacacaggagagaaaccatttatttgttctgaatgcagcaagtgtttttccctgaagtcatatcttgttatacatcagaggagtcacacaggagagaaaccatttacatgttctgaatgcagcaagtgtttttccgggAAGTCGCATCTTGTTatgcatcagaggagtcacacaggagagaaaccacatctgtgctctgagtgtgacagaagctttacatgtaaatcacatcttgttacacatcagaggagtcacacaggagagaaaccacatctgtgctctgagtgtgacagaagctttacatgtaaatcacatcttatcatacatcagaggagtcacacaggagagaaaccacatctgtgctctgagtgtgacagaagctttacatgtaaatcacatcttatcatgcatcagaggagtcacacaggagagagaccttttgaatgttctgaatgcagcaagtgtttttcccagaaggcacatcttgttatacatcagagagttcacacaggagaaaaaccatttgaatgttctgaatgtagcaagtgtttttccctgaagtcctatcttgttatacatcagtggATTCACAGAGTAGAGAAACCATTTGattgttctgaatgtagcaagtgtttttcccagaagtcagagcttgttatacatcagaggagtcacacaggagaaaacCCAATTATATGTCctgaatgtagcaaatgttttaccaggaagtcatatcttgttatacatcagaggagtcacacaggagagaaaacatttaaatgttctgaatgcagcaagtgtttttcccataagtcacatcttgttacacatcagaggagtcacacaggagagaaaccatttaaatgttctgaatgcagcaagtgtttttcccggaagtcatctcttgttatacatcagaggagtcacacaggagagaaaccatttaaatgttctgaatgcagcaagtgtttttcccagaagtcattTCTTATTAGACAtcggaggagtcacacaggagagaaaccatttacatgttctgaatgtagcaagtgttttactagaaagaaaacactcagtaatcacatgcagagtcactctgagggcctgaatgcagcaagtgtatcATAA